The DNA segment TACTTATTACATCAGGCATTAAAGAAGAATCACCGATGCTAATTTCAAATATATTAATGCCTATTAATTTATTTGTTGATATACTCCCTTCATTATAATATTTAACTTCTGCAACAAAATTATTGCTATAATTTTCAGGAAAATCAATGAGGCTATATTCTTTATGCCAATAACTAATTATTTCATTTTCAGAAGATTCATCTAAATATCTATAATGTTCTTTATTATTTATATTTTTATTCCATAAGTAGATACTAATAAAAACCTGTGACCCTAAAAATGCTACTTTATCGAGATTTAATTTTTCATCCGAAATTTCAATAAATTGTGTGTCATTATAATTTATATAATCAACCGAATAAGAATAATTAATCAGAGAAAACCGCCTTTTTCTTAAAATATGGTTAATAACGTCTTTTAATCTTATATCAAGTAAAATTTTAAATTTTTTCATTTTTATTATTTTTTAATATTAATATCCAACCCTAGTTCCATCTATTAATGTAATATTTACATTTGGAAACATCTGATTAAATTGCTTAATAGCGTTTTGACAAGATACACAGAATATATTCTCTGATACTATTTTTAAATTACCGACTACATCAACATATATATATCCTAAAACTGCATTTGGTTTAAGGGTTAATGCTAGCTTATTTAACATTCTATATTCAGAATCCGTTATTCTTAAATAGTTTCCAACTACAGAAGCTGTAAATACATGAGCTTCCATTCCAGCTATACCGTCAGAAACAGACCTCCAAAGATTCTGGGTAAGATTTTGGTTGGTAACAGCAGGATCGATAAGTGCACTTGAATCTATACCTTCTACCATTCCTTCTAAAAATGCAAAATTTCTACCATTAGGAGTGCTAACAGCTACTCTATGCTGAATAATAATTTGCTGAGCTGCTTCCCATTCAGTGGTAGAACCTCTAACAGCATTATTAAGTTGTAAGTTCCTCTGATTCCTATATGCAAGTATTTGATTTTCAACAGTTTCATACACCGATGAGTTTTTTCTCAATACATATAACTCAGCTAATAACCTTTCTCTTGTTATATGAAGCGCTTTAACTTCCGCTGCTGTCATCCTTGCTATAGCACCATGGTCGCTGTTTAAAGCATCAACGTAACCAATAAATTTAGTGGCTTTATCTATGTTATATGCACTATAAAAAATATTACCCCCTACATTGGTTAAACCATTGAGTAAACCTATCATATTTAAAGTTTCCAAAATTTCCATGTAGTCATTAGGGTATGCCTCTTGCAAAAATTCTATAAAAACTGGAGAACTGATAATTAAAGAATATATATCACCAAGAATTGTCCATGCCCCTATTATACCTCTGATTGTATTTGCTGTTCTAATAGCAGCTAATAACTCTCCTACACCAAAAGCTAAAGAAAGTACCTGTGTACTGACAGAAAGAGTATTTATAATATCTTTTGTATCTCTCTTTTCTAACAGGTAATCAATATATGCCGCTGATGCTAAGAAAGTAACATTAGAGCAATCTGCATATTCACATAAATCTAAAAATGATGGATTACTTAAATACGTAATTGAAACCAAATCAAAATGGTTTAATGTCACTTCTGACTCATCATAATAAGATGATGCTTCTATTTTAGATGCAGTAACTCCCTGATATGATACTGTCCTACGTGTAACCCCTTTTACAATTTTCTCCTTTATTGTAATTTGATTATCTGAAGGATAAGAGATATCATATTCTATTTCACCTTTAAAATCTTTATTAAATTTTTTATTCCATATAAAATTATATTTAACAAAATTATTATCAGTATTAAGCTGTTCAGGAGTACTAATTATATATCCTTCTGCAGTTTGTATTATATTATTTTTAGCAAGTACTAATGCATTAAGTTTTTCGGCAAAAGCTGTAAAATTGTCTTTCCCAAAAAAATCATCAAATCTGTAAAAAAGTGCTTTGTAAAGAGAGTTTTCACCTGTAATAGTAACACTAGGAAGGGGGAAAAGAATAGGAATAGATGTACTAGTGTACACTTTTTCACTAACTAATTTTTGTAAAAACTCTTCTGCTTGTTCATTAGTAACCGATTCAACCACCTTAATGGCAATTGGTTCCCTCTTTTGAAATCCTTCTGTCCATGAAGCAAAATACCAAGTGATTAATGCTCCAGTAGCCATAGTAGCTAGTATGTCTATCTTTTGTTGTACTGTTAATAGGTGAAGCATATTATGCCTATACATTACATCGATATATATAAAAAGTTTTTCCTTATCAGTAAGGTTCTTGATTTTTTCTTTATACTTATCGAGCATATCCAGCCAATTTTCAAGAGATTTCTTATAAACTTCAAAAGCTTTGCGATCATAAACACCATCTATAATTATCATTTGAAACTGAGCATTATCTATGTTTTGCAACTGGAAATCGATAAAAGCCTGAGCAGTTTTTCCTTCTGTTTCATCAAGTAATGCTGCTATTTTTCCTATTAACTCAATATCTGTACTATTAGGCCCATCATCGTTAGAAAGTAGAACATCTTTGTAAGTATTGAAAAAAGCACCTTGATGAGTAGCATTTCCTCCAAAATCATTACAATCGTACGAATTAGGGCTCATAGGGTCTATATTTGAAACCGTATTAAAAGTCTCAGGGATGTTTCCATTACTGCTAAATGTAAAAACATATTTTTGTTTACACTTGCCATTCGTTGTGAAAATAGAATAAACCCCTTCTACAATATCGCCTGATTCAGCAGGACTTAAGGAATCGAAGTTATTAAATTCTCCCTTTCTCCATTCTGAAGTTGTTACTTTTTCTCCTTTATTAAATCTTTCCTTTTGTGTATCAAAATTAGTTTTTTCAAGAAATCCATAAAAATTTTCTATTGTGGATCTATATGACCTAACATAACGCCTAGGATCATTGATAATTTTAAAACTATGTACAGACCCATCCAAATTAAACTCTATTTCTTGGAAATTTGATTTACGAAACGCTTTTTTTATTCCTATATCTAATATTACCGATCTTTCGCTCATTTTAAAGGGTTTTAAAGATTAAGATATTCTTTAACTAGGATACTTTCTTCTTCTGTAAGATTAATGCTATAGTCTTTACTAAAGTGACAACTTCCGTCTAATGAGTATATTATAATATCATTTTCAGGATACTTTATTTGTAAATCGCCTGTTGCATTTTCGCCCACAATTCCTATTTTATATTTTTTATAACTAATTCCTTCCGTAGAAATGAAATCAATATTTTCATCTTCAATTAGATTAACAAAGAATAGTCTTGGGTTTTGAAATTCAAACCCCACAATCTGCTCCCTAATTAATTGATTTTCATAGTCGGTTATACCAATTATTATTTTTGATGATTTAGATATACTTTCATTATTTATTTCTATTCCATTAATAATTTCAGTGTCATCGGTAAATTCTTTTATATTATATGACTTCGATACTTTATAAGTTTTATGAGGCTCTACATTACCATTTATACTAGACGAAGATTTTGTATATGAAGATATATTCTCCATAATATTCAAAGCATCATTAAATAAGTAAATAATTTCTGTAACATAAGTTACACGTTTCTGTAAAATGGAGCTATCATTGATATCTTCAATTTTATCTTTTGCCACTAATGTTTGTACTGCAAATGTCCCATTTTGTCTGCTATTATAATATTTATTAATGAGCTTAAGTTTGTATGAGCTTATTTCTGAATAATCATTTACACTATTCTTTAAAAGTGGTTCTGCTGTTATAAGATCGAAAATATCGTCTAAAAAAGTAGGTTTATCGAGTATCTCTAAAAAATCTAAATTTTCATTAAGTGTATTTGCTACTATATAGTCATAAACAACTCCTTGATATAATATAATATTAAAAGTCGCTATAGTAAGCTCATCTACCTCCGATACTGGGTTGCTCAATTCAAGTACTTTTGTAAAGGCACTTACCTCCCCTTCTTCATTAGGCGGGAGTAATAAATCATCTGCATTGCTAAAATTATTTTTAGCAGCATTAGTAATATCGGCTACCTGTCCATATAATACTGTGTTTACATTATTATCGGTAACAAACTGTAGGTAAGTAGTTGGGTTTGGCGGCGACTCTATAATAACAGACCACCCGTCAGTAGCATATTCCCTTTCGTTTAGAGTTTCGGGTTCAATACCGTATTTTAGAGAATTATTAGTTTCGCCTATTTTATAATTATTATAAAAATTATAAGATCGAGTCCTGTCGCCTTGTATATATAAATAGAGCTTGTTTTTGGTAATGAAATTTGTTAGCACATTATTATATATACCCTGACCTTCATTATTTTGCTTCGTGCCATTATCGTCTGTAATTACAGTTCCGTTAGCAGTGTGAAAGCCATAATAGGCAGCAGCATCTATAAATTGAAATATTTGTTCTTTAATACACTTATTTTCATAATCTGTAGCTCCGTTTAGTGTTATTTCGGCACTTGTTGCTCTAGCATAACTAAGGTCAAAATTAAATTGGCTTAATTCTCCTGAAGATTTATAATCGCCGTAGTTTAAAACAACATCAAAAGCACACTCACCTGCTGCAAAATCACCAAGCCACGCGCCTTCATGTATTAAGGGTAGCTCAAAAGAACCAAACCCCTCATCATCTTCTATAAACTCGCCATTACTCTCAACATATTCTGATTCTTTAAAAAAGAAGCTATCTATAAGTAAATTTTCATCTTGATTCTCTGGATCAAAACCTATATATTTTGCTAAGAAATTAGGATTGGGGTTCACAGGATCATTTTGATAAAAATCAGAAAAATCAGTTCGTATTTTTTGAATAAAATCAGAACCTCCAGTTTTTACCATATTATCAGTAAAAAAATCTGATTTTTTTAATCCTCTATAAATAAAGTATTTGATATTAACCCCTTGAACAGGTTGAGCATAAGGTCTAAGTATGAGGTTAACTTTATTAGCATTGTCTACTTGTGGTTGTATAAGAACAATACCCTTACATACTGCAAATGCTTTTGCATCTGTAGAAGCTGTAAATTTTGAACTGATATTATAGCTCGAGGAAGATGACTGTGGACCGAATGCTTGCGATTCAGTTTGACTAATTAAGTTAGGATCTGTAAAAAAATGAGATTTAGGCTCAATAGAAGTATTATTAGTTGGCATATTTTAATTGGCATAAAATTATATCGAAATCTAATATTAATAACGTATAACATTATGTAGCCAATCAAAATTTTAACATATAAGGATACTTTTGAGTAATTTATGTTAAACATACCCTTTTAGCCTTACCTCTCTTATAAGGCTCTGTTCATCACCCGTGTTAAATGCTTTCTTTAGTTTATATATTCTCTTCTGAATTGCGCTTTTACTTAATGAAATTACTTCACTTAATTCTCCTACTCTATATCCTTGTGATAGAAGTAAAAGAATTTGTCTATTATAATCTTCAATCATTAATTGGTTATCCCAAATCTCATTAAGACATTGCTTAACATGAAAACTTTGATAGTTACTTCCTTTTAGTACTGTTTCAAATAAATATTTTAATTCAGTTAAAGAAACATCTGTTTTAACGGCTAAACCTGTTGGTTTTATTTTCCTTACAATTTCATAAACATGTAAAATTTCAGTTCTAGACGTTATTACAATAATCTTACATTTAGACATTCTTTTTTTTAGTAAAACAATAATTTCAACAATGTAAGTGAAATTTAAATCATCATTAATCATTGTATTTAAATCAAAAACAACTAATTCATAAGGATCCATAGCGTTTTTAGATATCATTTTAAAAGCTATTTTATAACAGTATGTTTTGGATATATTTAAATCAATAAAGTTTTCATGTAAAGTTTTCTCAAAAACATCAATTGTAAACGGATGATTTCCAGAGATTAATATATTCATGTAATCTATTTAAAATTGGATAATCAATATTAATCAAAAAAAACGAATTATAAATAACTTATAGTTACAATATCATTATTAAATCAAAGAAGATACAACTAAATACAAATGAATATGAAAAAGATAATTATTGCAGCATTTATGTAGTTCCTTATAGCTGTCGCGACTTTAAAACATAAAAGGGTGTAAATTTTATTTACACCCTTTTATATAACAAGAAAATTAATGTTATTTATTAACTACCACAGCATCTCTCGACCACTTTTTCACATCAGCAATCCTACTGTCACTATAATCTACTTCACTAAGAGTCGTATCGTTCCAAAAAAACCATTTGCCTGACTTTATCCCGTTAGCATACTCTCCTATTGATTGTTTTGTACCATCTTCATTAAAAGACATCCATTTTCCGTGTAGCTTACCGTCTTTATAAAAACCTTCTTGCTTTATATTACCATTATCATAATAATACGTTGCTTTCACTGTTTGGTTTTCTATCTCGTATTTTGGTTTTATTTCCTGTGCTGATATAACACCAGCAAACAACATAAATGCTGCAATAATTATCTTTTTCATATTCATTCGTATTTAGTTCTTCAAATAACCTAACACAAATATACAAAACTAATTTACATTAAAAAAACATTTAGTTAACAATTTGGTAACATTGAAATATATTTAACACTATCATAGCTTTTAAAGAGAAGGTTTTTATAATTTTATACCTCATAAAACATATGATAATGAGAAAAATTTTACTCTATTGCGCTCTATTATTTGTTGGTTATATTGGTAATGCAGCAGAAGGTTTTACCTATACTTTAACCGCTAATCTTAAAGTAGAAAGTACTCATTCATTTAACCTTGTAACAGGAGCGAGTTTTCATGTAGTAATTGCTAAAAACAGAGATACTCACAAACACGATGTAATACCCTTTTTTGCAGATGCATCAGGTAGTGTAAAACAGTTGAATATAAAATCATATGAAGATGAACCTAAGTTTAAATCATGTCACATAAATAATGGCAATATTATCCTCACAGCTTACGATAATGAAACCTTACGTATTATTGATTATGAAATCAGCACCGATACAGCATACAATAAAGTAATAGAAGACTTTACAGAGCCAATTGCATTTTTTAGCGATGATAATAATACTATCCTATTGCGCCAAGCCTATAAAGGGGACGGACTTATAATTGAAAAAATTAAAAACAGTACTGAAATCACTTCTGTTCCTGTAACAATCACAGATGAAATAGAAAAGGTATTAAAGTCTTTAAAACGACAGCGCATCGACCAGATTAACACACAAGAATATGTTAAGAATGGCTCACTAAACTCTGCGCGTATATATTATGAAAACAACACTATTATAATAACTCATGATGATAAAGCTAATCATACAACAAAAACAATAAGCATTAATAGTACTACGGGTAGTGCTGACTTTAAAACATTTAAAGTTCTCGATGAAAAACACAAACAGCTAACATCTTTTGTGAAAGAAAACATGATTTTTGTAATGAATAGCAGTAAAAAAAGTATGGATATTAATGCCTTTGAATTAAACAGTGGCGAAAAAAAGACTTCTTATAACCTTACCAATGATTTAATACAATATTTTGATGAAGTAGATATGGATGTAGCTACTTACCTTAAAAAGGCACATAAAAACAATATAAGAACAACGCTTACTGTAAATAAATCAGGTGAAAATTATAGCTTGCGTGTGGATGCTGTTAACACTAAAACCTATAATTACAATTGGTGGTTTGACAATATGTGGTTTATGCGTATCCAAATGCAACAGCAACAACTAATGATGCAAAATCATATGTGGATGATACAAAATCAAATGCGCGGACCTAATGCTGATTTTACTACTTTACCTTTATATACTAAAGAAACTAATTTTAGTTTTATAATAGCTTTAAACAGCGACATGAAACTTATAGATAAGACAGAAGTTGATAAAGCAGATTATCCTGAAATTGATAAAAAGGAGCTTACCAAACAATTTTCAGAAAATAAGAAGATAAAACATTTTAGTGCTTCGTTTAACAATACTGCTATACGATATGTATACCTTGCTAAAGACAGTAACGAAATAGTTATAGACAATATAGCATACAACTTATAAAAAATGCCTGCAAAAGCAGGCATTTTTTATTTTAGGAGTTTATTTAATAAATCTTGCAGTGCAAAATCTGATGGTCTTGGCGCATCGGCTTTTACTACATTACCTTTAGGGTCTATTAGTATAAATCGTGGTATTGATAATATATTATAAGATTGAATAAAATCAGATTTGAAGTTGTCATCTGCAATAAGCTGTATTCCACCTAATGTCTCTTTTGTAACAAGTTCTCTCCACTTATTATAATCATTTTCTTTATCTACAGAAATACTTACAAAAGCAATATTTTCTCCTTTGTACTTCTCCTCTATTTCCTGCAAGTGGGGTATCTCTCTACGGCATGGCCCACACCAAGTAGCCCAAACATCTATATATACATACTTACCTCTTAAATCTTTAAGACTTGTAGTCCCTCCTTTATGGTTCTCATAAGTAAAAAGGGGCGATGGCTTTCCTTCAAGTCTTTTTGAAGTCGCTTGCTTACTAATTTGCATTGGTAATATTTGACTATCAGAGTATTTTAAAGTCGTACTCATTAAATTCCTAAACATAAAGTTATACTTTCTTGTTTTAAGTTTATCTTCAAATACAGCAATAAGACTATCTACTTCTTTTTGTATAACCTCTTTGTCTCCACCATCTTTAAACTTATCAATTAACGCCTTTTTCCCTCTAGCATACTCTGCCAAAAAGATATTCTCATCAGCACCTTTCCCTGTATATACAAGAGTTTCAATAAAGTTATCAGCATTTGCAGTTATAACAATATCCGAATCGTTACCTAAATACATCTCAGCTTCATTATCTCCATAATGCAGCGTAAACATACCCAATCCTTGTTGTAATCTACCCGAAAAATTTCCCTGCTTATCTAAGGCATAACCCTTGCGCCAAGTACCTCTTTGATTTTTGACTATTATAGAGTCAACACTATTATTTTTTAAAGTCCCTTTAAAATTTTGAATTTCCGATTGCGCATACACACCAGTGCACACTAATAATAGTAATAGTATGTTTTTCATTTAATTGGATATTGTAAAATATAATTTATTTTAAGAGCTTATCCAGTAACTCTTGTAAGGCAGGGTCAGATGGTCTTGCAGCATCAGATCGTACTACGTTGCCCTTTGGGTCTATCAATAAAAAGCGTGGTATAGAATGAATATCGTAAGCTGCAATAAAATCAGACTTCCAGTCTTTATCTGCTATAAGTTGTACTCCGCCTAATGCTTCTTTATCTACAAATTTTTTCCACTTAGTATGGTCTTTCTCTTTATCTACAGAGATGCTTACAAATACGATATCTTTATCATGATATTTTTTTTCTATTTTCTGTAAATAAGGTATCTCTTTACGACATGGTCCGCACCAAGTAGCCCAAACATCTATATATACATATTTACCTCTAAAATCTTTAAGACTTGTAGTACCTCCTTTATGATTTTCATAAGTAAAAAGCGGCGATGGCTTTCCCTTCATTTTTTGGGCTTCTTGTGCTCGTTTTGCCATTGCTTCCAGTTGCTTTTTCTCTTGGGTAAGTACCGTTATCATCAAGTTTTTAAACGTTTCACCTATTTCAGGATTCTCTAATGCAGATCGTAACTCTCTTGCTCTATCATCAACTATTTTTTGAGCTGCATTGGGTTCGTTAGGCAAATCGTCAAGTCCTGATATAAAAACTTGGTCAGCAAGCATCTTTTTGGCTAAAAAGTTATTCTCTGCCGCACCTTTGCCTGTAAAATGTATCGTTTTATCAAAGCTATCTGCTGCTACCGTCATATCAAGATCATAACTATTATCAAGATATAACACGCTATACTCTTTACCATCATATAATTGATATAAGCCTGTAGTTAAAGAAAAGCTATCTTTAAAGTTTCCTTTTTTATCAGCTTTAATAACTTTTTGCATCGATTTAGAGCGTATGACAAGAGAATCGCTATTCGGATTTTTTATAATTGCCGAAAATGTAAACTCTTTATTTTGAGCATAAATACTGCTAACTGTAAGTAAAAGTAATGTAAGTAATTTTTTCATGTTGTAAATTTAATAGTTGTAAAAATAGAATTTTTAAACTTTTTAGCTTACTTGCAACCGTTAAAAAAAAGCATAAAAACCTAACACATTTAAATATACGATGAAAAAACACCTCTTTATCACCATAATAACTGCGTTCTTACTACTATCCTGCGGAGACAGTAAAGAAGAAATACAAACAATCAAAATAAAAGGTTTGTATAGTATTGAGCTACCTGAATACCTTACAAAAACTACAGGGCTTGATAACAGTGCATCATTACAATATCAAAATACACTTCGTGAGGTGTATATAATGGTAATTGATGAACCTAAAAGCAAACTCGAAAAAGCTATTAAAGAGAATGCTTTAGAAGATTATTACACTCCAGATCTTGATGGATATGCAAAACTACTAAATGAAGGAATAGAGACAAGAGCAAGTCTAGATAGTGTACCACAACTAATATCAAAAAAAATAAATGGACTCAATGCAAAAACAGCCACAT comes from the Flavobacterium arcticum genome and includes:
- a CDS encoding deaminase domain-containing protein, with translation MSERSVILDIGIKKAFRKSNFQEIEFNLDGSVHSFKIINDPRRYVRSYRSTIENFYGFLEKTNFDTQKERFNKGEKVTTSEWRKGEFNNFDSLSPAESGDIVEGVYSIFTTNGKCKQKYVFTFSSNGNIPETFNTVSNIDPMSPNSYDCNDFGGNATHQGAFFNTYKDVLLSNDDGPNSTDIELIGKIAALLDETEGKTAQAFIDFQLQNIDNAQFQMIIIDGVYDRKAFEVYKKSLENWLDMLDKYKEKIKNLTDKEKLFIYIDVMYRHNMLHLLTVQQKIDILATMATGALITWYFASWTEGFQKREPIAIKVVESVTNEQAEEFLQKLVSEKVYTSTSIPILFPLPSVTITGENSLYKALFYRFDDFFGKDNFTAFAEKLNALVLAKNNIIQTAEGYIISTPEQLNTDNNFVKYNFIWNKKFNKDFKGEIEYDISYPSDNQITIKEKIVKGVTRRTVSYQGVTASKIEASSYYDESEVTLNHFDLVSITYLSNPSFLDLCEYADCSNVTFLASAAYIDYLLEKRDTKDIINTLSVSTQVLSLAFGVGELLAAIRTANTIRGIIGAWTILGDIYSLIISSPVFIEFLQEAYPNDYMEILETLNMIGLLNGLTNVGGNIFYSAYNIDKATKFIGYVDALNSDHGAIARMTAAEVKALHITRERLLAELYVLRKNSSVYETVENQILAYRNQRNLQLNNAVRGSTTEWEAAQQIIIQHRVAVSTPNGRNFAFLEGMVEGIDSSALIDPAVTNQNLTQNLWRSVSDGIAGMEAHVFTASVVGNYLRITDSEYRMLNKLALTLKPNAVLGYIYVDVVGNLKIVSENIFCVSCQNAIKQFNQMFPNVNITLIDGTRVGY
- a CDS encoding TlpA family protein disulfide reductase translates to MKNILLLLLVCTGVYAQSEIQNFKGTLKNNSVDSIIVKNQRGTWRKGYALDKQGNFSGRLQQGLGMFTLHYGDNEAEMYLGNDSDIVITANADNFIETLVYTGKGADENIFLAEYARGKKALIDKFKDGGDKEVIQKEVDSLIAVFEDKLKTRKYNFMFRNLMSTTLKYSDSQILPMQISKQATSKRLEGKPSPLFTYENHKGGTTSLKDLRGKYVYIDVWATWCGPCRREIPHLQEIEEKYKGENIAFVSISVDKENDYNKWRELVTKETLGGIQLIADDNFKSDFIQSYNILSIPRFILIDPKGNVVKADAPRPSDFALQDLLNKLLK
- a CDS encoding TlpA family protein disulfide reductase is translated as MKKLLTLLLLTVSSIYAQNKEFTFSAIIKNPNSDSLVIRSKSMQKVIKADKKGNFKDSFSLTTGLYQLYDGKEYSVLYLDNSYDLDMTVAADSFDKTIHFTGKGAAENNFLAKKMLADQVFISGLDDLPNEPNAAQKIVDDRARELRSALENPEIGETFKNLMITVLTQEKKQLEAMAKRAQEAQKMKGKPSPLFTYENHKGGTTSLKDFRGKYVYIDVWATWCGPCRKEIPYLQKIEKKYHDKDIVFVSISVDKEKDHTKWKKFVDKEALGGVQLIADKDWKSDFIAAYDIHSIPRFLLIDPKGNVVRSDAARPSDPALQELLDKLLK
- a CDS encoding helix-turn-helix domain-containing protein — translated: MNILISGNHPFTIDVFEKTLHENFIDLNISKTYCYKIAFKMISKNAMDPYELVVFDLNTMINDDLNFTYIVEIIVLLKKRMSKCKIIVITSRTEILHVYEIVRKIKPTGLAVKTDVSLTELKYLFETVLKGSNYQSFHVKQCLNEIWDNQLMIEDYNRQILLLLSQGYRVGELSEVISLSKSAIQKRIYKLKKAFNTGDEQSLIREVRLKGYV
- a CDS encoding toxin-antitoxin system YwqK family antitoxin, which gives rise to MKKIIIAAFMLFAGVISAQEIKPKYEIENQTVKATYYYDNGNIKQEGFYKDGKLHGKWMSFNEDGTKQSIGEYANGIKSGKWFFWNDTTLSEVDYSDSRIADVKKWSRDAVVVNK